A region of the Thioploca ingrica genome:
ATTATAATGACCCGGTTAAGGCCGGACAAGTACTAGCCATGTTAGATACCACCAAATTGGAAGACCAAGCGGCGCAATCACGTGCTTTATTGCACTCGGCGCAAGCGGGTCTCATGGAAGCCCAAGCCACTGTAGTAGAATCACACAACAACCTAGAACGGCTTAAAGAGATACAAAAATTGAGCGGTGGTAAACTCCCTTCCCGGCAGGAATTGGACACCGCAGCAGCCGTGTTTAAACGCGCTAGCGCGGGTGAAGCTACCGCTCAAGCTAAAATCGATGAAGCCCAAGCCAAACTCAAGCTAGATGAAACTAATCTTGCCAAAGCGACCATCCGCTCACCCATAGACGGCATTGTGCTGGTGCGCGGTGTCGAACCGGGTCAGACAGTGGCAGCTTCATTACAAGCACCAGTGCTCTTCACCCTAGCCGAAGATTTACGCCAAATGATCCTGTATGTGAACGTAGACGAAGCTGATGTTGGTCAAGTAGCAGTCAAACAACCCGCCACTTTCACCATTTCGGCCTATCCGGATCGCCAGTTTCAGGCGCGCATCACTCAGGTGCGCTATGCCGCACGCACGGAAAACAATGTGGTGACTTATGAAGCGTTGTTGGCAGTGGATAACGCGGATTTATCGCTGCGCCCAGGCATGACTGCCACTGCCGACATTATTGTGCGGACGATAGAAAACGCCTTACTTGTGCCTAATGTTGCCTTGCGCTTTAGTCCCCCAGTGCAGCGGGAAAAGGGT
Encoded here:
- a CDS encoding RND family efflux transporter MFP subunit → MDKTALDNSFEQVVLQRSTPFYKRFWFWILLLTLGILATVSGILRPDGNSTLPRFKTAPVERGNLIVTVTATGTLQPVKQVIVGTEVSGTVKSVAVDYNDPVKAGQVLAMLDTTKLEDQAAQSRALLHSAQAGLMEAQATVVESHNNLERLKEIQKLSGGKLPSRQELDTAAAVFKRASAGEATAQAKIDEAQAKLKLDETNLAKATIRSPIDGIVLVRGVEPGQTVAASLQAPVLFTLAEDLRQMILYVNVDEADVGQVAVKQPATFTISAYPDRQFQARITQVRYAARTENNVVTYEALLAVDNADLSLRPGMTATADIIVRTIENALLVPNVALRFSPPVQREKGQSGPDFIASLLPRPPRPQPLQPQAAKNSPQVWSLDDNGVPQPIAVKPGASDGRMTQILEGDLTVGQALLVDMEKTSP